The following are encoded in a window of Vibrio azureus genomic DNA:
- the tssI gene encoding type VI secretion system tip protein VgrG: protein MLNKVEFKFEVPGCGHEFRVEGFQVNEELSKPFHINLSLLSLDPDISFDEIIRKAGVLTLYGQGVGSARVFNGVVNEVRFLGTGRRFSRYQVVLVPQAWFLSQRQDCRIFQQKSAQDIIAEVLDDGSVTDYRFELSGIYPPKDYVLQYRETDLQFVQRILAEHGMWYYFDHSEANHTMVIVDSNDAIVPLANSTQNASYSGPIWYHSDSGGAADREHITDLEIVNRVRTGEVTYSDYNYETPKTPQEMTQAGHLDSDLKLFDYPGRYFDPAMGMVRTTEWISEHVVDNQQVEASSDVMRFASGYSFEIMKHPREAINRDYIMLSVVHVGQDPQVHEDENSGMPTTYYNQFSCIPRDVVFKAPKMAAPVVEGPQTAVVVGPAGEEIYTDNLGRIKVQFHWDRYGNNDENSGCWIRVSQSMAAPNWGAVYLPRIGHEVVITFLEGDPDRPLVTGAVYNGLHFPPYALPENKTRTTFRTQTHKGTGYNELSFEDEANQEEIYIHAQKDMSTKVLNNRYRDIGQDEFLKVARNQTNDIYGDHKEMIDGHKTTQVNSTFTETVEQDVTVTYNANEKHFVKNNSDLEIGDNRTTKIGKNDDLDVGLNSNLTVGASKNSDVGADDNQTVGGNLTVSVKGNTSYKADGATQIISGDKIVLKTGGSSLVMTSDGSIKLSGSSITIEGSDKVAIKGGKVAIN, encoded by the coding sequence ATGCTAAATAAAGTAGAATTCAAATTTGAAGTGCCTGGCTGTGGGCACGAGTTTCGAGTAGAAGGTTTTCAAGTTAATGAAGAGCTGTCTAAGCCATTCCACATCAATCTTTCATTACTTTCACTTGATCCTGATATCTCTTTTGATGAAATCATTCGTAAAGCAGGTGTTTTAACCCTTTATGGGCAAGGTGTTGGCTCTGCACGTGTATTTAACGGCGTGGTCAACGAGGTACGCTTCTTAGGGACAGGGCGTCGATTTTCTCGCTACCAAGTGGTTCTTGTTCCACAAGCTTGGTTTTTATCACAACGTCAAGACTGTCGAATCTTCCAACAAAAATCGGCTCAGGACATCATTGCTGAAGTATTAGATGATGGCTCTGTGACGGATTATCGCTTTGAACTGTCTGGTATATACCCGCCGAAAGACTATGTACTGCAATATCGAGAAACGGACTTACAGTTCGTCCAGCGTATTTTAGCTGAACACGGTATGTGGTATTACTTCGATCATTCAGAAGCAAACCACACCATGGTGATCGTGGACAGTAACGATGCGATTGTTCCTTTGGCAAACTCCACTCAAAATGCCTCTTATTCCGGCCCGATTTGGTATCACTCTGATAGCGGTGGCGCTGCCGACCGAGAACATATTACCGATCTAGAGATAGTGAATCGTGTAAGAACGGGTGAAGTTACTTACAGCGATTACAACTACGAAACACCAAAAACACCACAAGAAATGACTCAAGCAGGTCATTTGGATTCCGATCTTAAACTGTTCGACTATCCGGGACGTTATTTTGATCCTGCTATGGGTATGGTAAGGACGACCGAGTGGATATCAGAGCATGTGGTGGACAATCAGCAAGTTGAAGCAAGCAGTGATGTGATGCGCTTTGCTTCAGGTTATAGCTTTGAGATAATGAAGCATCCTCGAGAAGCGATTAACCGTGACTATATTATGCTGTCTGTTGTTCACGTTGGGCAAGATCCACAGGTTCATGAAGATGAAAACAGCGGTATGCCAACGACTTACTACAACCAATTCAGCTGTATTCCGCGTGATGTAGTCTTCAAAGCACCTAAGATGGCGGCTCCTGTCGTTGAAGGCCCGCAAACAGCAGTGGTTGTAGGTCCTGCAGGGGAAGAGATCTACACCGATAATTTAGGGCGTATTAAAGTTCAATTCCACTGGGACCGCTACGGTAACAATGATGAAAATTCAGGTTGCTGGATCCGAGTCAGTCAGTCTATGGCTGCGCCCAACTGGGGGGCTGTGTACTTACCACGTATCGGTCACGAGGTAGTGATTACCTTTTTAGAAGGAGACCCTGATAGACCTTTAGTGACCGGAGCTGTTTATAATGGTTTGCACTTTCCTCCATACGCTTTACCAGAAAATAAAACTCGTACCACGTTTCGTACCCAAACGCATAAAGGCACGGGATATAATGAACTGAGTTTTGAAGATGAGGCGAATCAGGAAGAGATCTATATTCATGCTCAAAAAGATATGTCGACAAAGGTCCTGAATAACCGCTACCGAGATATTGGCCAAGATGAATTCCTAAAGGTTGCGCGCAACCAAACTAACGATATTTACGGCGATCATAAAGAAATGATCGACGGACATAAAACAACGCAAGTTAACAGCACCTTTACCGAGACAGTAGAACAAGACGTTACCGTAACTTACAACGCTAATGAGAAACACTTTGTTAAAAACAACTCGGATTTAGAAATCGGTGATAATCGCACAACCAAGATTGGTAAAAATGATGATCTCGATGTTGGGTTAAATAGCAATTTAACGGTGGGCGCTTCAAAGAACTCAGATGTTGGGGCTGATGATAACCAAACAGTTGGCGGAAATTTAACGGTTTCAGTGAAAGGAAATACTTCCTACAAAGCGGATGGAGCCACGCAAATTATCAGTGGCGATAAGATCGTACTTAAAACAGGGGGATCGTCGTTGGTGATGACCAGTGATGGTTCAATTAAGTTGTCAGGCTCGTCGATTACGATTGAGGGCAGTGATAAAGTTGCCATAAAAGGTGGCAAAGTAGCGATAAACTAA
- a CDS encoding DUF2169 family type VI secretion system accessory protein, giving the protein MQLWDIEPHPQLSIKGRFQRNEHGEEVWVVVGKQTWQFNDGQWQSLAESEIFDDPQYLGEEGFSALKVDHEFAFFKPNTDVLIYGKARSYGKKPVTYQECRILLDGHVDKTIAIHGERVWVEHGGSISVSLPQPFIEKDMDYTCAVGGGFDNRIGGGIAESTAELLQQPVPSVFYPGETWSPSVTHCRVAGFGAIPPFFSQRQKLAGTFDEEWLETRKPMLPVDFDVKFNQSAPQDQQCKGYVSGGERLMMSGFCHNDTITFRIPDKKYMAIATFKDRQEQAAMPIYTIFADTERKQISLSYTAVFPCQGREHLLVSTAVKSLAEEQVDA; this is encoded by the coding sequence ATGCAATTGTGGGATATTGAGCCACATCCTCAACTCTCGATTAAAGGTCGGTTTCAGCGTAACGAACACGGCGAAGAAGTATGGGTGGTTGTTGGCAAACAAACATGGCAATTTAACGATGGTCAATGGCAAAGTTTAGCTGAAAGTGAAATCTTTGATGATCCACAATATTTAGGAGAAGAGGGCTTTTCTGCGTTGAAAGTTGACCACGAGTTTGCTTTTTTTAAACCCAATACAGATGTGTTGATTTATGGCAAGGCGCGGAGTTACGGCAAAAAGCCTGTGACGTATCAAGAATGTCGAATTTTACTTGATGGCCATGTGGACAAAACCATTGCCATTCATGGTGAACGTGTTTGGGTTGAACACGGAGGGAGCATTAGCGTTAGTTTACCTCAACCATTTATTGAAAAAGACATGGATTATACATGTGCTGTTGGTGGGGGCTTTGACAACCGAATTGGTGGTGGTATTGCGGAGTCAACGGCTGAGCTTTTGCAACAACCCGTCCCTTCGGTGTTTTACCCTGGTGAAACCTGGAGCCCTTCAGTAACCCATTGTCGTGTGGCGGGTTTTGGTGCCATTCCACCTTTTTTCTCACAACGGCAAAAATTAGCAGGTACGTTTGACGAGGAATGGCTTGAGACTCGCAAACCAATGTTGCCTGTCGATTTTGATGTTAAGTTTAATCAGAGTGCGCCTCAAGATCAGCAATGCAAGGGGTATGTGTCTGGAGGCGAGAGGCTTATGATGAGTGGTTTTTGCCATAATGACACCATTACTTTCCGCATCCCTGATAAAAAATACATGGCCATTGCGACTTTTAAAGATCGTCAAGAACAAGCAGCGATGCCCATTTATACCATCTTTGCTGATACTGAACGCAAACAAATCTCACTCAGCTATACCGCTGTGTTTCCTTGTCAGGGAAGAGAACATTTATTGGTCTCAACGGCAGTAAAGTCTCTAGCAGAGGAGCAAGTGGATGCTTAA
- a CDS encoding Hcp family type VI secretion system effector, translating to MPTPAYMSINGETQGHITKDTYTADSVGNTWQSEHVDEFLVQELDHVLTVPRDPQSGQPTGQRVHRPVIVTKVQDRCSPLLFNALVSGEKLPECVIRFYRTSVQGKQEHYYSIKLIDALLVDIQTRMNHCQDASTADRVTEEVLKLTYRAIEVTHEKCGTAGNDDWRAPREA from the coding sequence ATGCCAACTCCAGCATATATGTCTATCAATGGCGAGACTCAAGGCCACATCACTAAAGATACTTACACAGCTGATTCTGTAGGTAACACATGGCAATCTGAGCACGTTGACGAGTTCTTAGTTCAAGAGCTTGATCACGTACTAACAGTTCCACGTGATCCTCAAAGTGGTCAGCCAACTGGTCAACGTGTACACCGTCCAGTTATCGTAACTAAGGTTCAAGACCGTTGTTCTCCACTGCTTTTCAACGCTCTTGTGTCTGGCGAAAAGCTTCCTGAGTGTGTAATCCGCTTCTACCGTACTTCTGTACAAGGTAAACAAGAGCATTACTACTCAATCAAACTGATCGATGCGCTACTAGTAGACATCCAAACACGCATGAACCACTGTCAAGATGCATCAACAGCGGACCGCGTAACTGAAGAAGTACTTAAGCTAACTTACCGTGCTATTGAAGTGACTCACGAGAAATGTGGCACAGCAGGTAACGACGACTGGCGTGCTCCACGCGAAGCATAA